Proteins from a single region of Campylobacter sp. RM16704:
- the tgt gene encoding tRNA guanosine(34) transglycosylase Tgt, which produces MEFEVQYKSANARACRIKTTHSEILTPIFMPVGTLAAIKSLDAIDMSEILNAKIILANTYHLYLRPGSKVVKQMGGLHGFSKFNGSFLTDSGGFQAFSLSKNSKPDKKGIQFKSHIDGSLHYFTPQSVLDAQYDFNSDIMMILDDLVALPASKERIELSLKRTIKWAKEAIDYHKLKQSQGVGIGQNIFGIIQGGTDFEARKICSQALCEMDFDGLAIGGLSVGEENKAMYDTVEAMMPYIDNNRPRYLMGVGTPEDLVENVARGVDMFDCVMPTRNARNGTLFTSFGKFNIKKAEFVTDHSPIDLKCSCYTCRNFSRAYLNHLFKAKELTFFRLASIHNLHYYLNLVKQIRKAIIKDEFENFKKEFYRQRIC; this is translated from the coding sequence ATGGAATTTGAAGTTCAATATAAAAGTGCAAATGCTAGGGCTTGCCGTATAAAAACTACACATAGTGAAATTTTAACTCCTATTTTTATGCCAGTTGGAACTTTGGCTGCGATTAAAAGCTTAGATGCTATTGATATGAGTGAAATTTTAAATGCAAAAATCATTTTAGCAAATACTTATCATTTGTATTTAAGACCAGGTTCTAAAGTGGTTAAACAAATGGGTGGCTTGCATGGTTTTAGCAAATTTAATGGTTCTTTTTTGACAGATAGTGGAGGCTTTCAAGCTTTTTCTTTAAGTAAAAATTCAAAACCTGATAAAAAAGGCATACAATTTAAAAGTCATATTGATGGGAGTTTGCATTATTTTACTCCGCAAAGTGTTTTAGATGCACAATATGATTTTAATTCAGATATTATGATGATTTTGGATGATTTAGTGGCCTTACCTGCAAGTAAAGAAAGGATAGAGCTTTCTTTAAAACGCACTATAAAATGGGCAAAAGAAGCCATTGATTATCATAAATTAAAACAAAGTCAAGGAGTGGGAATAGGGCAAAATATTTTTGGTATTATCCAAGGTGGGACTGATTTTGAAGCTAGAAAAATTTGTTCTCAAGCACTTTGCGAGATGGATTTTGATGGACTTGCTATAGGTGGATTAAGCGTAGGAGAAGAAAACAAGGCAATGTATGATACGGTTGAAGCTATGATGCCTTATATAGATAACAATCGTCCTAGATACTTAATGGGGGTTGGTACACCTGAAGATTTAGTGGAAAATGTGGCAAGAGGAGTAGATATGTTTGATTGTGTTATGCCAACTAGAAATGCAAGAAATGGCACTTTATTTACGAGTTTTGGTAAATTTAATATTAAAAAAGCTGAATTTGTAACAGATCATAGTCCTATAGATTTAAAATGTTCTTGCTATACTTGTAGAAATTTTTCAAGAGCTTATTTAAATCACTTGTTTAAAGCTAAGGAACTAACATTTTTTAGATTAGCAAGTATTCATAATTTGCATTATTATTTGAATTTAGTTAAGCAAATACGTAAAGCTATTATTAAAGATGAATTTGAAAATTTTAAAAAAGAATTTTATAGGCAAAGAATATGTTAA
- a CDS encoding arginyltransferase, whose amino-acid sequence MNNIIGFCTLEEECPYLEDKFCRNEYNYISYINKALNQELVSRGWRRFGSYFSRPICNGCNECQNLRILVEKFHFSRSCRRVLKKNTTTKIILQKPSLSDEHLLLYEKYHYYQKDKKNWKIYDLNFRKYYNLYVDNAGTFGYELDFYVDNKLVCVDLIDILEDGISSVYCFYDPDFLHLSLGKYSLLTEIKLAQLKKLKYIYLGYFVKKCQSLSYKADYSPNEILKHTSALNEQAFLWS is encoded by the coding sequence ATGAATAATATTATTGGTTTTTGTACTTTAGAAGAAGAATGTCCTTATCTTGAAGATAAATTTTGCAGAAATGAATATAATTATATTTCGTATATAAATAAAGCATTAAATCAAGAGTTAGTATCTAGGGGATGGAGGCGTTTTGGTTCATATTTTTCAAGACCAATTTGTAATGGTTGTAATGAATGTCAAAATTTACGTATATTAGTGGAAAAATTCCATTTTAGTAGAAGCTGCCGTAGGGTTTTGAAAAAAAATACTACTACTAAAATTATTTTACAAAAACCATCTTTGAGTGATGAGCATTTACTACTTTATGAAAAATATCACTACTATCAAAAGGATAAAAAAAATTGGAAAATTTATGATTTAAATTTTAGAAAATATTATAATTTGTATGTAGATAATGCGGGAACTTTTGGATATGAGTTGGATTTTTATGTTGATAATAAGCTAGTTTGTGTAGATTTGATTGATATTTTAGAAGATGGAATTTCTAGTGTATATTGTTTTTATGATCCTGATTTTTTGCATTTAAGTTTAGGCAAATATTCACTTCTAACTGAAATTAAACTTGCACAATTAAAAAAACTAAAATATATTTATTTGGGTTATTTTGTAAAGAAGTGTCAATCTTTGTCTTATAAAGCCGATTATAGTCCAAATGAAATTTTAAAACATACTAGTGCTTTAAATGAACAGGCGTTTTTATGGAGTTAA
- a CDS encoding transporter substrate-binding domain-containing protein translates to MKKIYVVLALFSLLILGACSKQVNNQSEILKVGIEASYPPYEFIQDGKLSGFDVDIIEELAKRANLKIEFVNMSYDALIPALMGRKIDLIISSMGITSQRAQNVDFSISYFKDKNVYLKHKDNDFLQKDDLKSKNICVLLGSIQENAAKQILDAKVVANENMLNCFLNLDSKKIDAIVTDKASAMNFLKQYPNINVFYEEEDGSEGFGIAFRKNEFKDLISKVNQYLEEMKNDGTLEKFLVKYNLKD, encoded by the coding sequence ATGAAAAAAATATATGTTGTTTTAGCGTTGTTTAGTTTATTAATATTAGGTGCTTGTTCAAAACAAGTTAATAATCAAAGTGAAATTTTAAAAGTTGGTATAGAAGCGAGTTATCCTCCATATGAATTTATACAAGATGGAAAACTTAGTGGTTTTGATGTGGATATTATTGAAGAACTTGCAAAAAGAGCTAATTTAAAAATAGAGTTTGTTAATATGAGTTATGATGCACTCATTCCAGCTTTAATGGGTAGAAAAATTGATCTTATTATTTCTTCCATGGGAATTACTTCTCAAAGAGCACAAAATGTAGATTTTAGCATTTCTTATTTTAAAGATAAAAATGTATATTTAAAACACAAAGATAATGATTTTTTACAAAAAGATGATTTAAAATCAAAAAATATTTGTGTGTTATTAGGTTCTATTCAAGAAAATGCAGCAAAACAAATCTTAGATGCAAAAGTAGTAGCTAATGAGAATATGTTGAATTGCTTTTTAAATCTAGATAGTAAAAAAATTGATGCAATAGTTACAGATAAAGCTAGTGCAATGAATTTTCTTAAACAATATCCCAATATAAATGTTTTTTATGAAGAAGAAGATGGAAGTGAAGGTTTTGGTATAGCATTTAGAAAAAATGAATTTAAAGATTTAATTTCTAAAGTTAATCAATATTTAGAAGAAATGAAAAATGATGGTACTTTAGAAAAATTCTTGGTTAAATATAATTTAAAGGATTAA
- a CDS encoding acetyl-CoA carboxylase subunit A has translation MIHKILIANRGEIAVRVIRACRDLHIKSVAIYTEPDYECLHVKVADEAYRIGTDAIRGYLDSKRIVEIAKACGADAIHPGYGFLSENYEFAKECEEAGIVFIGPRSDVIRKMGNKNIARYLMKKNGIPVVPGTEKLNHCTLEEIKLQALKIGYPVILKASGGGGGRGIRVVHKEEDLEKSFEACKREALSFFKNDEVFMEKYVINPRHIEFQILADNYGNIIHLCERDCSIQRRHQKIIEIAPCPSISDKLRKTIGVTAVAAAKAVGYTNVGTVEFLLDDYNRFYFMEMNTRIQVEHPITEEITGIDLITRQIRIANGEILDLEQSDIKPRGFAIEARITAENVWKNFIPNPGKITEYFPALGPSVRVDSHLYKDYTVPPYYDSLLAKLIVKGSSYDSAVNRLERALKEFVIDDIRTTVPFLIAITKIREFRRGYFDTSFIETHMEELLEKTEDRHQENKEEVIAAIAAALQKIKESRQS, from the coding sequence ATGATTCATAAGATTTTAATAGCTAATAGAGGTGAGATTGCAGTAAGAGTAATTCGTGCTTGTAGAGATTTGCACATAAAAAGTGTCGCTATTTATACTGAGCCTGATTATGAATGTTTACATGTAAAAGTTGCTGATGAGGCATATAGGATAGGAACTGATGCTATAAGAGGTTATTTAGATAGCAAAAGAATAGTTGAAATTGCGAAAGCTTGTGGTGCTGATGCAATACATCCTGGATATGGATTTTTAAGTGAAAATTATGAATTTGCAAAAGAGTGTGAAGAAGCAGGAATTGTTTTTATAGGGCCAAGATCTGATGTAATTCGTAAAATGGGAAATAAAAATATTGCAAGATATTTGATGAAAAAAAATGGAATTCCTGTTGTTCCTGGAACTGAAAAGTTAAATCATTGCACCTTAGAAGAAATTAAACTACAAGCTTTAAAAATAGGCTATCCTGTAATTTTAAAAGCAAGTGGTGGTGGTGGTGGTAGAGGTATACGCGTTGTTCATAAAGAAGAAGATTTAGAAAAATCTTTTGAAGCTTGTAAAAGAGAAGCACTTAGCTTTTTTAAAAATGATGAGGTATTTATGGAAAAATATGTCATTAATCCAAGACATATTGAGTTTCAAATTTTAGCAGATAATTATGGCAATATCATACATCTTTGTGAAAGAGATTGTTCTATTCAAAGAAGACATCAAAAAATTATTGAAATAGCACCTTGTCCAAGTATTTCAGATAAGTTAAGAAAAACCATAGGTGTTACTGCAGTTGCTGCTGCAAAAGCTGTGGGTTATACAAATGTTGGAACGGTTGAATTTTTACTTGATGATTATAATAGATTTTATTTTATGGAGATGAATACAAGAATTCAAGTAGAACATCCGATCACGGAAGAAATCACAGGAATTGATCTTATTACACGACAAATTCGTATAGCAAATGGAGAAATTTTAGATCTTGAGCAAAGTGATATTAAACCTAGAGGTTTTGCAATAGAAGCTAGAATTACAGCAGAAAATGTATGGAAGAATTTTATTCCAAATCCAGGAAAAATTACAGAATATTTTCCAGCATTAGGTCCTTCTGTTAGAGTTGATAGCCATTTGTATAAAGATTATACGGTTCCACCATATTATGATTCTTTGCTTGCAAAGTTAATTGTTAAAGGTTCTAGTTATGATAGTGCGGTTAATAGACTTGAGAGAGCTCTGAAAGAATTTGTGATTGATGATATTAGGACTACCGTGCCATTTTTGATTGCAATTACCAAGATAAGAGAATTTAGAAGAGGATATTTTGATACTTCTTTTATAGAAACACATATGGAAGAGCTTTTAGAAAAAACAGAGGATAGGCACCAAGAAAACAAAGAAGAGGTAATTGCTGCTATAGCTGCAGCTTTACAAAAGATAAAAGAAAGTAGACAATCATGA
- the argF gene encoding ornithine carbamoyltransferase, translating into MKHFLTLMDYSKEDILTIINHASELKINPKKLLQDKTLAMIFEKNSTRTRMAFELAITELGGKAIFLNSNDLQLGRGEPIKDTARVIGSMVDFVMMRVKSHDSLVEFAKYSKAPVINALSDFYHPTQILGDLLTIKEWGKEKDNNVKIAFVGDSNNVCNSWLIASAILGYEMSIAIPKNYNINTKIWDFAVKKSKISGAKISLFHSKFDALKNKDVVITDTWISMGEESEKENKLKDFNGFIIDDDAMKQANDDAILLHCLPAYRGFEISDSVFEKHSKVIFEEAVNRLFVVKALLCFLYK; encoded by the coding sequence ATGAAGCATTTTTTAACATTGATGGATTATTCTAAAGAAGATATTTTAACTATTATTAATCACGCTAGTGAACTTAAAATAAACCCAAAAAAACTATTACAAGATAAAACATTAGCAATGATTTTTGAAAAAAATTCTACACGCACTAGAATGGCTTTTGAACTTGCAATTACAGAACTTGGTGGAAAAGCTATATTTTTAAATAGTAATGATTTACAACTTGGTAGAGGTGAGCCTATTAAAGACACAGCTAGGGTTATCGGTTCTATGGTTGATTTTGTAATGATGAGAGTAAAAAGTCATGATAGCTTAGTAGAATTTGCTAAATATTCTAAAGCTCCAGTTATTAATGCTTTAAGCGATTTTTATCATCCGACCCAAATTTTAGGAGATCTATTAACTATTAAAGAGTGGGGTAAAGAAAAAGATAATAATGTAAAAATTGCTTTCGTAGGAGATAGTAATAATGTATGCAACTCTTGGCTTATAGCTTCTGCAATTTTAGGTTATGAAATGAGTATAGCTATACCAAAAAATTATAATATTAATACTAAAATTTGGGATTTTGCTGTAAAAAAATCAAAAATTTCAGGAGCAAAAATTTCTTTATTTCATAGTAAATTTGATGCTTTGAAAAATAAAGATGTAGTTATTACTGATACTTGGATTTCTATGGGTGAAGAGAGTGAGAAAGAAAATAAATTAAAAGATTTTAATGGTTTTATTATTGATGATGATGCAATGAAGCAAGCAAATGATGATGCTATTTTACTTCATTGTTTACCTGCCTATAGAGGTTTTGAAATTAGTGATTCAGTTTTTGAAAAACACTCGAAAGTAATTTTTGAAGAAGCTGTAAATCGTCTTTTTGTGGTGAAAGCACTCCTTTGTTTTTTATACAAGTAG
- a CDS encoding adenylosuccinate lyase, with protein MQVVQTLESVSVNTDDFIMFKYFQGLIRKNFSKVIGNKNKTLSFFVENEIPQRRYFLKLVNHKYKKDTGNQIDNLAFAHYKTFKLNLAQANTLKPIIFAKIGFSQKNILVTLSSNEKLFAVYLEQYFKDHKSFYDEKNCIFSVEYKNDNTLNLLEILASVNEHLKYCIDFTINEAQLLEFRNKMKNKSKTSWKFNALAKLFENYFQTLGCNNNDDFATIRQNYLNLVKIYHPDRHQEKSKTEQAYCREEFEKIQLAYESLKSLYKNNV; from the coding sequence ATGCAAGTAGTGCAAACTTTGGAATCTGTTAGTGTTAATACTGATGATTTTATAATGTTTAAATATTTTCAAGGTCTTATTCGTAAAAATTTCTCAAAGGTTATAGGAAATAAAAATAAAACTTTATCTTTTTTTGTAGAAAATGAAATTCCTCAAAGAAGATATTTTTTAAAACTTGTAAATCATAAATATAAAAAAGATACAGGAAATCAAATTGATAATCTTGCTTTTGCCCATTACAAAACATTTAAGCTTAATTTAGCTCAAGCTAATACTCTAAAGCCAATTATTTTTGCTAAGATAGGTTTTTCTCAAAAAAATATCTTAGTTACTTTAAGTTCTAATGAAAAATTATTTGCTGTATATTTAGAACAATATTTTAAAGACCACAAAAGCTTTTATGATGAAAAAAATTGTATTTTTTCTGTAGAATATAAGAATGATAATACTTTAAACCTTTTAGAAATTTTAGCTAGTGTAAATGAACATTTGAAATATTGCATAGATTTTACAATTAATGAAGCTCAGCTTTTGGAGTTTAGAAATAAAATGAAGAATAAATCTAAAACGAGTTGGAAATTTAATGCATTAGCAAAGCTTTTTGAAAATTATTTTCAAACTCTAGGATGTAATAATAATGATGATTTTGCCACAATTAGACAAAATTATCTTAACCTAGTAAAAATTTATCATCCTGATCGCCATCAAGAAAAAAGTAAAACCGAACAAGCATATTGTCGTGAAGAATTTGAAAAAATTCAACTTGCATATGAAAGTTTAAAATCTTTATACAAAAATAATGTTTGA
- a CDS encoding CorA family divalent cation transporter gives MLSDILKQTISNINISNAYYEFEDFDIFMLDITKSSKNIFVFKNNQIFEYKDDELKVFSNTEFVKILKDILQEEKDKNNTINLSIEKREELILENKKVKNFLTKYFILKVKLVKSYKIISSVLEACKICHSKQHFIKKNLKTIILNLGILERNIKDNISRLEGIYTYINTARSEKINKNIYFLSIMSAIFLPLNLIVGFFGMNTKNLFLSENEYGTYYVLGIIISIFFVLFLWYQFKDKKELDLDEFSTKKKKWYAQEDSNL, from the coding sequence ATGTTAAGTGATATTTTAAAACAAACTATTAGCAATATTAATATATCAAATGCTTATTATGAATTTGAAGATTTTGATATCTTTATGCTAGATATTACTAAAAGTTCTAAAAATATTTTTGTTTTTAAGAATAATCAAATTTTTGAATATAAAGATGATGAGTTAAAGGTATTTTCTAATACAGAATTTGTAAAAATTTTAAAAGATATTCTACAAGAAGAAAAAGACAAAAATAATACCATAAATTTATCTATAGAAAAAAGAGAAGAGTTGATTTTAGAAAACAAAAAAGTCAAAAATTTTCTTACAAAATATTTTATTTTAAAAGTAAAACTTGTTAAAAGTTATAAAATTATTTCTTCTGTTTTAGAAGCTTGTAAAATTTGTCATAGTAAGCAACATTTTATAAAGAAAAATTTAAAAACGATAATTTTAAATTTAGGGATTTTAGAAAGAAATATTAAAGATAATATATCAAGATTAGAAGGAATTTATACTTATATAAATACAGCAAGAAGTGAAAAAATTAATAAAAATATCTATTTTTTAAGTATTATGTCAGCAATTTTTTTACCTTTAAATCTTATTGTTGGTTTTTTTGGGATGAACACTAAAAATTTATTTTTATCTGAAAATGAATATGGCACTTACTATGTTTTAGGTATAATTATAAGTATATTTTTTGTTCTATTTTTATGGTATCAGTTTAAAGATAAAAAAGAATTGGATTTAGATGAATTTTCTACAAAAAAGAAAAAGTGGTACGCCCAAGAGGATTCGAACCTCTGA
- a CDS encoding amino acid ABC transporter, permease/substrate-binding lipoprotein: protein MKNFFYVLLMVFSVLCLGACSNNKQSSEVIKVGIAANYPPFDFLKDGNVTGFDVDLLEEIAKRENLKLEWINMSFDGLIPALKAGKIDMIASAMSSTPQRLTSMDFSNTYFNTKNLYLKLKTDSSVSNKQSLEGKKIGVQLGTIQESAAKTIPNAQVVASEEMLAAILALKAGKIDAVLTDKDIGKGYLKTNEELEAFLEENDGSSGFCVAFDKGKQVELVQKINAGLEKVKADGTYQKIVEKYDLQ, encoded by the coding sequence ATGAAAAATTTTTTTTATGTATTATTGATGGTATTTAGTGTTTTATGTTTAGGTGCGTGTAGCAATAATAAGCAAAGTAGTGAAGTTATAAAAGTAGGTATTGCAGCTAATTACCCTCCGTTTGATTTTTTAAAGGATGGGAATGTAACAGGCTTTGATGTGGATTTACTAGAAGAAATTGCTAAAAGAGAAAATTTAAAACTTGAGTGGATAAACATGAGTTTTGATGGTTTAATTCCTGCTTTAAAAGCTGGGAAGATTGATATGATAGCTTCTGCTATGAGCTCAACACCACAAAGATTAACAAGTATGGATTTTAGTAATACATATTTTAATACTAAAAATTTATATTTAAAATTAAAAACAGATTCTAGTGTTAGTAATAAACAAAGTTTAGAAGGTAAAAAAATAGGTGTTCAACTTGGAACTATTCAAGAAAGTGCAGCTAAGACTATTCCAAATGCTCAAGTAGTAGCTAGCGAGGAAATGCTAGCAGCAATTTTGGCTTTAAAAGCTGGCAAAATAGATGCGGTTTTAACAGATAAAGATATTGGTAAAGGTTATTTAAAAACTAATGAAGAATTAGAAGCATTTTTAGAAGAAAACGATGGAAGCTCAGGTTTTTGTGTAGCTTTTGATAAAGGAAAACAAGTTGAACTTGTTCAAAAAATTAATGCTGGTTTAGAAAAAGTTAAAGCCGATGGAACTTATCAAAAAATCGTAGAAAAATACGATTTGCAATAA
- the ftsW gene encoding putative lipid II flippase FtsW, with product MVADRKLFFLCCILIAIGILFSYSLSAFTVLYLEYNEFHFFIRQLFFGLSGIGIIYLISRLDPDSKQAHYLMISVLIIAFLCVVVLPFLPTFLATAAGGAQRWIRLGPLSISPVEFFKIGLIYFLAWSYTRRIDDGKKAIKHEILILIPYFILAAIIIGYIYMTQNDLGQSVISFFLVFALAFFAGASKRLFAFGVVIVGMIGVLVILSNQRRIQRIAAWWGNIQDAFLPLFPDWIANVLRVNHNSEPYQISHSLNAIAHGGFFGEGLGLGTFKLGFLSEVHTDFVLSGITEEIGLLGLSAVCFIYLLVILRIFRIAGRCENKVHFLFCSGIALLLLFSFFMNAFGIISLTPLKGVAVPLLSYGGSSMWSICLGIGYVLMISKKVKI from the coding sequence TTGGTTGCTGATAGAAAATTATTTTTTTTATGTTGTATTTTAATTGCTATAGGAATACTTTTTTCTTATTCATTGAGTGCTTTTACTGTACTTTATTTAGAATATAATGAATTTCATTTTTTTATTAGGCAGCTTTTTTTTGGATTAAGTGGTATTGGAATAATATATTTAATTTCAAGACTTGATCCAGATAGCAAGCAAGCCCATTATTTAATGATAAGTGTTTTAATTATTGCATTTTTATGTGTTGTTGTTTTACCCTTTTTACCAACTTTTTTAGCAACAGCTGCAGGTGGTGCACAAAGATGGATAAGACTAGGACCTCTTTCTATATCTCCTGTTGAATTTTTTAAAATAGGATTGATTTATTTTCTTGCATGGTCTTATACAAGAAGAATTGATGATGGTAAGAAAGCCATTAAACATGAAATTTTAATTTTAATTCCATATTTTATACTAGCAGCTATTATAATTGGTTATATTTATATGACACAAAACGATCTAGGACAAAGTGTTATTTCTTTTTTTTTAGTTTTTGCTTTAGCTTTTTTCGCTGGAGCTAGTAAAAGACTTTTTGCTTTTGGAGTAGTTATTGTTGGAATGATAGGTGTGTTGGTTATTTTAAGTAATCAAAGAAGAATTCAACGTATTGCTGCTTGGTGGGGGAATATTCAAGATGCTTTTTTGCCATTATTCCCTGATTGGATAGCTAATGTTTTAAGAGTGAATCACAATTCAGAGCCATATCAAATTTCGCATAGTTTAAATGCTATAGCTCATGGTGGATTTTTTGGAGAAGGTTTGGGACTTGGGACATTTAAATTGGGTTTTTTAAGTGAAGTTCACACAGATTTTGTATTATCTGGTATAACAGAAGAAATTGGTTTGCTTGGTTTAAGTGCAGTTTGTTTTATTTATTTACTCGTGATACTTAGAATTTTCAGAATTGCTGGAAGATGTGAAAATAAAGTTCATTTCTTATTTTGTTCAGGTATTGCTTTATTATTATTATTTTCTTTTTTTATGAATGCTTTCGGTATTATATCATTAACTCCTTTGAAGGGTGTGGCTGTTCCACTTTTGAGTTATGGTGGTAGCTCTATGTGGTCTATTTGTCTTGGTATAGGATATGTTTTAATGATTAGTAAAAAAGTGAAAATATAA
- the lepB gene encoding signal peptidase I translates to MNFLKKFYKFTQSWTGTLVIVLLVIFFFIQAFTIPSGSMKNTLLVGDFLFVKKFSYGIPTPHIPWVEIPILPDFNKNGHLVSGEGPKRGDIVVFRYPHEPKIHYVKRCVAKGGDEIVFANKTLYVRMIEGDEYMKDYYPNKTKIIGGKLFVKEPFVEKGIHYDSRVDIESVFFRYLNLGQFAMKPISFDELGINNIYGFNAYYYKVPENEYFMMGDNRDHSSDSRFWGSVDYKYIVGQPWFIYFSWDDNKKVRWERVGRLVETIEKDGRFIHHNESDIEALE, encoded by the coding sequence ATGAATTTTTTAAAGAAATTTTATAAATTTACGCAATCTTGGACAGGAACTTTAGTTATTGTTCTATTGGTTATATTTTTCTTTATTCAAGCTTTTACTATACCAAGTGGCTCTATGAAAAATACTTTATTAGTAGGTGATTTTTTATTTGTAAAGAAATTTTCTTATGGTATACCAACTCCACATATTCCTTGGGTAGAAATTCCTATTTTACCTGATTTTAATAAAAACGGACATTTAGTAAGCGGAGAAGGTCCAAAAAGAGGGGATATTGTTGTATTTAGATACCCTCATGAGCCAAAAATTCATTATGTAAAAAGATGTGTAGCTAAGGGTGGTGATGAGATAGTTTTTGCAAATAAAACTTTATATGTGCGTATGATTGAAGGTGATGAATATATGAAGGATTATTATCCTAATAAAACAAAAATCATAGGTGGGAAACTTTTTGTAAAAGAACCTTTTGTGGAAAAAGGAATTCATTATGATTCTAGGGTAGATATTGAAAGTGTATTTTTTCGCTACTTGAATTTAGGGCAGTTTGCAATGAAGCCTATTTCTTTTGATGAGCTGGGCATAAATAATATTTATGGATTTAATGCATATTATTATAAAGTACCTGAAAATGAATATTTTATGATGGGTGATAATCGTGATCATTCCAGTGATAGTAGATTTTGGGGAAGTGTAGATTATAAATATATAGTTGGTCAACCTTGGTTTATTTATTTTTCATGGGATGATAATAAAAAAGTAAGATGGGAAAGAGTTGGTCGTTTAGTTGAAACAATAGAAAAAGATGGTCGTTTTATTCACCATAATGAAAGTGATATAGAAGCTTTGGAATAA
- a CDS encoding pyridoxal phosphate-dependent aminotransferase: protein MLSQRSQNLGESLTLVMTDIAKTLKANGEKVISFSAGEPDFDTPEIIKKAAIEAIEKGCGAYTPVVGIKEVIEAIQYKFKNDNNLEYKASEIITNVGAKHSLFMAIECLVEEGDEVIIPSPYWVSYPEMVKFAGGTPVFIEGKAKNGFKITPDQLKQAITPKTKVFMFNSPSNPTGAIYSKEEITALARVLEGTKIVVLSDEIYEKLVYDGEFCAFAQVSEDALNKTVSINGLSKCGAMPGWRFGYMASKMSEFNNAVKKLQGQSTSNICSIIQHAALPALLGKADGDIEMMRQAFLKRRELACEILAKSDKLKLEQIPQGAFYLFISCKEVDSDSMRFCKRLLEEQKVALVPGVGFGMEGYFRLSYATNEKDIIEGCEKIVEFVKNY from the coding sequence ATGTTAAGCCAAAGATCTCAAAATTTAGGAGAATCCCTAACTTTAGTAATGACTGATATAGCTAAGACATTGAAAGCAAACGGAGAAAAGGTTATTAGTTTTTCAGCAGGAGAGCCTGATTTTGATACTCCAGAAATCATTAAAAAAGCAGCAATTGAGGCTATTGAAAAAGGCTGTGGGGCTTATACACCTGTTGTGGGTATAAAAGAAGTTATAGAAGCCATACAATATAAATTTAAAAATGATAATAATTTAGAATATAAAGCAAGCGAGATTATTACTAATGTTGGTGCTAAGCATTCATTGTTTATGGCAATTGAATGTTTGGTTGAAGAGGGAGATGAAGTCATTATACCAAGCCCTTATTGGGTGAGTTATCCTGAAATGGTAAAATTTGCAGGTGGAACTCCTGTATTTATTGAAGGTAAAGCAAAAAATGGCTTTAAAATCACTCCTGATCAATTAAAACAAGCTATTACTCCAAAAACAAAAGTTTTTATGTTTAATTCTCCATCAAATCCTACAGGAGCTATATATTCTAAAGAAGAAATAACTGCTTTAGCTAGGGTTTTAGAAGGAACTAAAATCGTAGTTTTAAGTGATGAAATTTATGAAAAATTAGTCTATGATGGAGAATTTTGTGCTTTTGCACAAGTTAGTGAAGATGCTTTAAATAAAACTGTAAGTATTAATGGTCTTAGTAAATGTGGTGCTATGCCAGGATGGCGTTTTGGCTATATGGCAAGTAAAATGAGCGAGTTTAATAATGCTGTTAAAAAATTACAAGGCCAAAGTACTTCAAACATTTGCTCAATCATCCAACATGCAGCTTTACCAGCTTTGCTTGGAAAAGCAGATGGTGATATTGAAATGATGAGACAAGCCTTTTTAAAGCGTAGAGAATTAGCTTGTGAAATTTTAGCCAAAAGTGATAAATTAAAATTAGAACAAATTCCACAAGGAGCTTTTTATTTATTTATCTCTTGTAAAGAAGTTGATAGTGATTCTATGAGATTTTGTAAAAGATTATTAGAGGAGCAAAAAGTAGCTTTGGTACCAGGTGTTGGTTTTGGCATGGAAGGGTACTTTAGACTTTCTTATGCAACTAATGAAAAAGATATCATTGAAGGTTGTGAGAAAATCGTTGAATTTGTAAAAAACTACTAA